A window of the Oscillospiraceae bacterium genome harbors these coding sequences:
- a CDS encoding IMP cyclohydrolase produces the protein MKPTELAKELSSCTYPGRGILLGRSEHGQSAVIAYFIMGRSENSRNRVFVPTEDGIQTKAFDESKMTDPSLIIYAPVRQFEDKTIVTNGDQTDTIYEFMGKGKCYRHALLTRTFEPDSPNFTPRISGIVKPNGDFNLSILKSDNGDPKTTLRYFYEYENPKAGQGRYIHTYLGDGSPLPSFEGDPTLVTVSGDLDSFTKTVWENLNADNKVSLYTCFIDLKTGRHTSKIVNKNV, from the coding sequence ATGAAACCGACAGAACTTGCAAAGGAACTTTCTTCCTGCACTTATCCCGGCCGCGGTATTCTTTTGGGCCGCAGCGAACATGGCCAAAGCGCAGTGATTGCGTACTTTATTATGGGCCGCAGCGAAAACAGCCGCAACCGTGTTTTCGTTCCTACTGAAGATGGCATTCAGACCAAGGCCTTTGACGAGAGCAAAATGACCGACCCGTCCCTGATTATTTACGCGCCGGTGCGCCAGTTTGAGGACAAGACTATTGTTACCAACGGCGATCAGACCGACACTATTTATGAATTTATGGGCAAAGGGAAGTGCTATCGCCATGCACTTTTGACCCGTACCTTTGAGCCAGACAGCCCCAATTTCACCCCGCGTATCAGCGGAATTGTCAAGCCAAACGGCGACTTTAACCTTTCCATTTTGAAAAGCGACAACGGCGATCCCAAGACAACCCTTCGGTATTTTTATGAGTATGAAAATCCCAAAGCGGGACAGGGACGCTATATCCATACCTATTTGGGGGACGGCAGCCCGCTGCCTAGCTTTGAGGGCGATCCAACTTTGGTAACCGTTTCGGGTGACCTCGATTCCTTTACAAAAACTGTGTGGGAAAACCTGAATGCCGACAATAAGGTTTCCTTGTACACCTGCTTTATCGACCTAAAGACCGGCAGACATACTTCTAAAATCGTCAATAAAAATGTTTAA
- a CDS encoding phosphoribosylaminoimidazolecarboxamide formyltransferase, with amino-acid sequence MKELELKYGCNPNQKPARVFMRQGELPITVLNGRPGYINLLDAMNSWQLVRELKKATGLPSAASFKHVSPAGAAVATELSDTLKKIYFVDDLQLSPLASAYAAARGADRMSSYGDWAALSDVCDKETALLLKREVSDGVIAPGYTDEALEILKKKRRGTYNIVKMDAAYVPAEVEQKDVFGVTFEQRRNNFKIDNDLLQNIITEKKDLPESAKRDMLISLIALKYTQSNSVCYVKDGKTIGVGAGQQSRIHCTRLAGNKADVWWLRQHPKVLALQFVEGIHRPDRDNTIDNYISDEWEDLLETDNWKQFLKVKPEPLTTAEKKAWIAELTGVTLGSDAFFPFGDNIERAHKSGVCYVAEPGGSIRDDNVIDTCNKYGMVMAFTGMRLFHH; translated from the coding sequence TTGAAAGAACTGGAACTGAAATACGGTTGTAATCCAAACCAGAAACCCGCGCGTGTTTTTATGCGGCAGGGCGAGCTGCCCATTACAGTGCTCAATGGCCGCCCCGGCTATATCAACCTGCTCGATGCCATGAATTCCTGGCAGCTGGTGCGCGAGCTGAAAAAGGCAACCGGCCTGCCCAGTGCGGCTTCTTTTAAGCACGTCAGCCCGGCAGGTGCCGCGGTTGCAACGGAACTGTCCGATACCCTTAAAAAGATTTATTTTGTAGATGACCTGCAGCTTTCACCGCTTGCCAGCGCCTATGCAGCTGCCCGCGGAGCGGACAGGATGTCCTCTTACGGCGACTGGGCAGCCCTTTCTGATGTCTGTGACAAAGAGACGGCGCTGCTGCTAAAGCGTGAAGTTTCCGACGGCGTCATAGCGCCCGGCTATACCGATGAGGCACTGGAGATTTTAAAGAAAAAGCGCCGCGGCACTTACAATATTGTAAAAATGGATGCAGCGTATGTTCCGGCAGAAGTTGAGCAGAAAGACGTTTTTGGTGTTACCTTTGAGCAGCGCCGCAACAATTTTAAAATTGACAACGACTTGTTACAGAATATTATTACAGAAAAGAAAGACCTGCCCGAAAGCGCGAAGCGCGATATGCTGATTTCTTTAATTGCCCTGAAATACACCCAGAGCAACTCGGTCTGCTATGTCAAAGACGGCAAAACAATCGGTGTGGGCGCCGGGCAGCAGAGCCGCATTCACTGTACCCGTCTTGCCGGTAATAAGGCCGACGTCTGGTGGCTGCGCCAGCACCCGAAAGTGTTGGCTCTGCAGTTTGTGGAGGGTATCCACCGCCCGGACCGCGACAACACAATCGACAACTATATTTCTGATGAGTGGGAAGACCTGCTGGAAACGGATAATTGGAAGCAGTTCTTAAAAGTAAAGCCGGAGCCGCTGACCACTGCCGAGAAAAAAGCCTGGATAGCAGAGCTGACCGGCGTCACCCTGGGCAGCGATGCGTTTTTCCCCTTTGGCGACAACATCGAGCGTGCACACAAGAGCGGTGTCTGCTATGTGGCAGAGCCGGGCGGCTCTATCCGCGACGACAACGTGATTGACACCTGCAACAAATACGGCATGGTTATGGCGTTTACCGGTATGCGCCTGTTCCATCACTAA
- the pheT gene encoding phenylalanine--tRNA ligase subunit beta has protein sequence MNLSMRWLKEFVDLPKMPLRQFTESITLSGSKVESWGTEGEEISKVVVGKVLSLERHPDSDHLWITKTTVNEKEEPLQIVTGAQNLKVGDYVPVALHGSVLPGGKKIKRGKLRGVASNGMLCGITELGLTTHDFPSTIEDGIMVLTEADGCKLQLGMDIREALGYNDTTVAFEITSNRPDCFSIIGLAREAAATFDLPLKLHTPVVKGGAGDCTGLLDVKIEAPDLCSIYTNRVVKNVRVKPSPLWMRERLRAMGVRPINNIVDITNYVMLEYGQPMHAFDLNSVADHTIRIRRAKPGESITTLDGTVHPLTEKQLVIADSQKPVAIAGVMGGENSEITDSTTTIVFESACFSGASVRTTARDQGMRTEASGRFEKGLDPNNCIPAINRACELVEMLDAGDVMDGIIADDHSSKEKHRIRFEPEWTNRFLHTDISAEEMKTILKKLECEFDGDDILVPTFRPDLVHKADIAEEIARFYGYNKIQSKKLPGGAEGVLTAKQHFTRTLGRTMLSLGADEIMTYSFISPKEYDKIKMPKDSPLRNSVTIRNPLGEDTSIMRTVALPSMLLVLSRNYNNRNPQACLYELANIYLPTGPDTLPEERPQLICGMYGEDFDFYTAKGMLEVLLQKLGVSDWDITACKDAYSYHPGRCARLTAGEDSLGVIGEVHPTVTENYGIGTRVYTFTLDIGILQKHAETNRTYHPLPKFPAVTRDLALVCDAKLPVGDLEKAIRRGAGKLLESIHIFDVYRGEQIEHGKKSVAFSLVLRSQNETLSDEQVNAAMHKVMKELETAGAVLRE, from the coding sequence ATGAATCTTTCAATGCGTTGGCTTAAAGAATTTGTCGACCTGCCTAAAATGCCTTTGCGTCAGTTTACAGAATCCATTACGCTCAGCGGCAGCAAAGTGGAAAGCTGGGGCACAGAGGGCGAAGAAATCTCAAAGGTGGTTGTCGGCAAGGTACTGTCACTGGAGCGCCACCCCGACAGCGACCACCTGTGGATCACCAAAACAACCGTAAATGAAAAGGAAGAGCCGCTGCAGATTGTTACCGGCGCCCAAAACCTAAAAGTCGGCGACTACGTGCCGGTAGCCTTGCACGGCAGCGTGCTGCCCGGCGGCAAAAAAATCAAGCGCGGCAAGCTGCGCGGTGTGGCAAGCAACGGCATGCTCTGCGGCATTACCGAACTTGGCTTAACAACACATGACTTCCCCTCGACGATTGAAGACGGCATCATGGTGCTTACCGAAGCGGACGGCTGCAAGCTACAGCTCGGCATGGACATCCGTGAAGCACTGGGGTACAACGACACAACGGTCGCATTTGAAATCACCTCTAACCGGCCGGACTGCTTCTCCATTATCGGCCTCGCGCGTGAAGCAGCGGCTACTTTTGACCTGCCGCTGAAGCTGCACACACCTGTCGTAAAGGGCGGCGCAGGCGACTGCACCGGTCTGCTGGACGTAAAGATTGAGGCGCCGGACCTCTGTTCCATTTATACAAACCGTGTAGTAAAGAATGTGCGTGTAAAGCCCTCTCCGCTGTGGATGCGTGAGCGCCTGCGTGCCATGGGTGTGCGGCCTATCAACAACATTGTCGATATTACAAACTATGTCATGCTGGAATACGGCCAGCCGATGCACGCTTTTGACCTGAACAGCGTCGCTGACCATACCATTCGCATCCGCCGCGCAAAACCCGGCGAAAGCATTACAACTCTGGACGGTACTGTGCACCCCCTGACAGAAAAGCAGCTGGTCATTGCTGACAGCCAAAAGCCGGTGGCGATTGCCGGTGTAATGGGCGGCGAAAACAGCGAAATTACAGACAGTACTACAACAATCGTCTTTGAGTCCGCCTGTTTCAGTGGGGCCAGTGTACGCACCACTGCGCGCGACCAGGGTATGCGCACCGAAGCCAGCGGCCGCTTTGAAAAAGGCCTCGACCCCAACAACTGCATTCCGGCTATTAACCGCGCCTGCGAATTGGTGGAAATGCTGGACGCCGGCGACGTGATGGACGGTATTATTGCAGACGACCATTCCAGCAAAGAAAAGCACCGTATCCGCTTTGAGCCAGAGTGGACCAACCGTTTCCTTCATACCGATATTTCTGCTGAAGAAATGAAAACAATCCTGAAAAAACTGGAATGCGAATTTGACGGTGACGATATTCTGGTGCCCACTTTCCGCCCGGACCTTGTACACAAAGCGGATATTGCAGAAGAAATTGCCCGCTTCTATGGCTACAACAAAATTCAGAGCAAAAAGCTGCCCGGCGGTGCTGAAGGCGTTCTAACCGCAAAGCAGCACTTTACCCGCACCCTTGGCCGCACGATGCTCTCGCTCGGCGCAGATGAAATTATGACGTATTCCTTTATTTCTCCTAAGGAATACGATAAAATCAAGATGCCAAAGGATAGCCCGCTGCGCAATTCTGTTACAATCCGCAACCCACTTGGCGAAGATACCAGCATTATGCGCACCGTTGCGCTGCCCAGTATGCTGCTGGTCCTTTCCCGCAACTACAACAATCGCAACCCGCAGGCCTGCCTGTATGAACTCGCCAACATCTACCTGCCCACCGGCCCGGACACCCTGCCGGAAGAACGCCCGCAGCTGATTTGCGGTATGTACGGCGAAGATTTTGATTTCTATACAGCAAAGGGAATGCTGGAAGTCCTGCTGCAGAAGCTTGGCGTTTCCGACTGGGACATTACCGCCTGCAAAGATGCCTACAGCTACCACCCCGGCCGCTGTGCCCGCCTGACCGCCGGAGAAGACAGCCTGGGTGTTATTGGTGAGGTGCACCCGACCGTCACCGAAAATTACGGTATCGGCACGCGCGTCTATACTTTTACACTGGACATCGGTATCCTGCAGAAACACGCCGAAACCAACCGCACTTATCACCCGCTGCCAAAATTCCCGGCTGTCACACGTGACCTTGCTCTGGTCTGCGATGCAAAACTGCCGGTCGGCGACTTGGAAAAAGCAATTCGCCGCGGTGCAGGCAAGCTGCTCGAAAGCATTCATATCTTTGATGTTTACCGCGGTGAACAGATTGAGCACGGAAAAAAGAGCGTTGCTTTCAGCTTGGTGCTGCGCAGCCAAAATGAAACCCTTTCCGACGAGCAGGTAAATGCTGCCATGCACAAAGTGATGAAAGAGCTCGAAACAGCCGGAGCCGTGCTGCGGGAGTAA
- a CDS encoding IreB family regulatory phosphoprotein: MQDKTMTFSIGGNREDDIKKIMTTVYQALQEKGYNPISQIVGYILSEDPTYITTHNNARSLIRKVDRDELLQVLVKSYLQA; this comes from the coding sequence ATGCAGGATAAGACCATGACCTTTTCGATTGGCGGCAACCGGGAAGATGATATCAAAAAAATTATGACAACGGTATATCAGGCTTTACAGGAAAAGGGTTACAACCCGATCAGTCAGATTGTGGGCTACATCCTCTCAGAGGACCCAACGTACATTACGACCCATAATAATGCACGCAGCCTTATCCGCAAGGTCGACCGGGACGAACTGCTGCAGGTACTTGTAAAATCCTATCTGCAAGCCTGA
- the purE gene encoding 5-(carboxyamino)imidazole ribonucleotide mutase gives MAAKKVAVIMGSDSDFPTVSKAVTKLKELGIPFEAHVISAHRTPEAAVSFARGAKDAGFGVIIAAAGMAAHLAGFLAANTTLPVIGIPMKSSNLGGMEALLATVQMPSGIPVATVAIDGAANAAILAAEMLALSDDALAAKLVQARKDMTAGVAKKDAAIQEKLKDL, from the coding sequence ATGGCAGCAAAAAAAGTAGCGGTCATTATGGGCAGCGACAGCGATTTTCCGACAGTCAGCAAGGCAGTAACAAAACTTAAAGAATTGGGTATTCCGTTTGAGGCGCATGTCATCAGCGCCCACCGTACCCCAGAGGCCGCCGTCTCTTTTGCACGCGGCGCAAAAGACGCTGGTTTTGGCGTCATCATTGCAGCGGCCGGCATGGCAGCACATCTGGCGGGTTTTCTGGCAGCAAATACGACTCTGCCGGTAATTGGTATTCCTATGAAGTCCTCTAACCTTGGCGGTATGGAGGCTCTGCTTGCCACAGTACAGATGCCAAGCGGTATTCCGGTTGCCACAGTCGCAATCGACGGCGCGGCAAATGCGGCAATCTTAGCGGCAGAGATGCTGGCCCTTTCCGATGATGCTTTGGCTGCAAAACTAGTACAGGCGAGAAAAGATATGACAGCGGGCGTCGCCAAAAAGGATGCCGCAATTCAAGAAAAACTGAAAGATCTGTAA
- the purM gene encoding phosphoribosylformylglycinamidine cyclo-ligase: MNQKSYSDSYRKAGVDVTAGYQSVELMKQYISRTNTPGVVSGIGGFGGLFQPDLTGMKEPVLVSGTDGVGTKLKVAFLMDTHDTVGIDCVAMCVNDVICCGAKPLLFLDYIATGRNFPQKIAAIVSGIAEGCVQAGSALVGGETAEHPGLMPEDEYDLAGFSVGIVDKRQIIDGSKVHAGDALIGLASSGVHSNGFSLVRKVLGISDEASVKRYVPELGKTLGETLLTPTRIYVKPMQKLMQEVEVKAVSHVTGGGFYENIPRMLKPGLTAKIELASFKKPAIFSLIQKEGRISDHDMYNTFNMGIGMCCAVAKEDANKAVSVLQAAGETASVIGEVVAGEDGVILC, translated from the coding sequence ATGAATCAAAAAAGCTACAGCGACAGCTACAGAAAGGCCGGCGTAGATGTGACCGCCGGCTATCAATCTGTAGAACTGATGAAGCAGTACATTTCCCGCACCAATACCCCCGGTGTGGTTTCCGGTATTGGCGGCTTTGGCGGCCTGTTTCAGCCGGATTTGACCGGTATGAAAGAGCCTGTGCTGGTCAGCGGCACAGACGGCGTGGGCACTAAGCTGAAAGTTGCCTTTTTGATGGACACACATGACACCGTCGGTATTGACTGCGTTGCCATGTGTGTAAATGATGTCATCTGCTGCGGCGCAAAGCCGCTGCTTTTCCTGGACTATATCGCGACCGGGCGTAATTTTCCGCAGAAAATTGCCGCGATTGTCAGCGGCATTGCAGAGGGGTGCGTACAGGCCGGCAGTGCACTGGTTGGCGGCGAAACAGCTGAGCACCCTGGCCTGATGCCGGAAGACGAATACGACCTGGCCGGCTTTTCTGTGGGCATTGTCGACAAGCGACAGATCATTGACGGCAGCAAAGTGCATGCCGGTGATGCTTTAATCGGCCTTGCTTCCAGCGGCGTACATTCTAACGGCTTTTCATTGGTGCGCAAAGTGTTGGGCATTTCAGATGAAGCCTCGGTCAAGCGCTATGTGCCGGAACTCGGCAAAACATTGGGTGAAACGCTTTTGACCCCGACCCGCATTTATGTAAAGCCTATGCAGAAGCTGATGCAGGAAGTAGAAGTCAAGGCAGTTTCGCATGTGACTGGCGGCGGCTTTTATGAAAATATTCCGCGTATGCTGAAACCGGGCTTGACTGCAAAAATTGAGCTGGCCTCTTTCAAAAAGCCTGCAATCTTTTCGTTGATTCAAAAAGAGGGGCGTATTTCTGACCATGACATGTACAATACCTTTAATATGGGCATTGGCATGTGCTGTGCAGTTGCAAAAGAGGATGCCAACAAGGCCGTTTCGGTGTTGCAGGCGGCCGGCGAGACTGCGTCTGTCATTGGCGAGGTCGTTGCCGGGGAGGACGGCGTAATTTTATGCTGA
- the araD gene encoding L-ribulose-5-phosphate 4-epimerase, whose product MLEKLKEQVWKANLDLPKLGLVVFTWGNVSGLDRDKGLFVIKPSGVPYEELKPEDMVVMDLNGNKVEGKLNPSSDTPTHLELYRNFPDIGGIVHTHSRWATIWAQAGRDIPAYGTTQADYFYGPVPCTRLMTDEEIRGEYEKETGKVIVETFKGKNPADVPAVLVHSHGPFTWGKDPAEAVYHAKVLEEVAMMAWHTEKIASEPAKPMQQTLLDKHFLRKHGSNAYYGQAKH is encoded by the coding sequence ATGCTTGAAAAACTAAAAGAACAGGTTTGGAAAGCCAACCTTGACCTCCCAAAGCTCGGCTTGGTCGTCTTTACCTGGGGAAACGTCTCTGGCTTGGACCGCGACAAAGGGCTGTTTGTTATAAAGCCTTCCGGTGTGCCCTATGAAGAACTGAAACCAGAGGACATGGTTGTTATGGACCTCAATGGCAATAAAGTAGAGGGCAAGCTCAACCCCTCTTCCGATACACCGACTCACTTGGAGCTTTACCGGAATTTCCCGGATATCGGCGGCATTGTGCATACGCATTCCCGCTGGGCCACCATTTGGGCACAGGCCGGGCGCGATATTCCCGCGTATGGCACTACACAAGCAGATTATTTTTACGGACCGGTGCCATGCACCCGCCTGATGACCGATGAGGAAATTCGCGGAGAGTACGAAAAAGAAACGGGAAAAGTCATTGTAGAAACATTCAAAGGAAAAAATCCTGCGGATGTGCCGGCAGTTCTGGTGCATTCTCATGGTCCGTTCACCTGGGGCAAAGACCCGGCAGAGGCTGTGTACCACGCGAAAGTACTAGAAGAAGTTGCAATGATGGCATGGCATACAGAAAAAATTGCATCTGAGCCTGCAAAGCCCATGCAGCAGACCCTGCTTGACAAACACTTTCTCAGAAAACACGGCAGCAATGCCTATTACGGTCAGGCAAAACACTAA
- the purN gene encoding phosphoribosylglycinamide formyltransferase: MLNIAVLVSGGGTNLQALIDAQGRGEIPNGRITLVISSTPKAFALQRAQKAGIQTKVLRRKAFAEQDGYDDALLQALNENHTGLVILAGFMTIISERVIRAYHNQIINIHPALLPSFCGEGFYGLHVHEAALARGVKVTGATVHFVNEVCDGGPIILQKAVAVQPGDTPEILQRRVMEQAEWKLLPKAASLFCAGRLQVKDGIVTIKEAAE, from the coding sequence ATGCTGAATATTGCTGTTTTGGTTTCCGGCGGCGGCACCAACCTGCAGGCACTCATTGATGCACAGGGCCGCGGAGAAATACCGAATGGCCGCATTACGCTGGTTATTTCCAGTACGCCCAAGGCGTTTGCACTGCAGCGTGCACAAAAGGCCGGTATCCAAACCAAGGTTCTGCGCCGCAAAGCTTTTGCTGAGCAGGACGGCTACGATGATGCCCTGCTGCAGGCTTTGAATGAAAATCACACCGGGCTGGTTATTTTGGCGGGCTTTATGACCATTATCAGTGAGCGGGTCATTCGCGCCTACCACAATCAGATTATCAATATCCACCCGGCACTGCTTCCCTCTTTTTGCGGTGAGGGCTTTTACGGACTGCATGTACACGAAGCAGCTTTGGCGCGCGGCGTCAAGGTGACCGGTGCTACGGTTCACTTTGTCAATGAAGTGTGTGACGGCGGACCGATTATTTTACAGAAAGCAGTCGCGGTACAGCCGGGCGATACCCCCGAAATCCTGCAGCGCAGGGTGATGGAGCAGGCCGAGTGGAAGCTTTTGCCTAAAGCGGCGTCGCTTTTCTGTGCCGGCCGGCTGCAGGTGAAAGATGGAATTGTAACGATTAAGGAGGCAGCTGAATGA
- the araA gene encoding L-arabinose isomerase, with amino-acid sequence MASLKKYKFLFVVGSQDLYGEEVLCTVDEHAKRMSEELTGDSAIPCTIVFHPVVRNAEEIYDAMMEANNDKDCAGVITWMHTFSPSKMWIHGFQALQKPLLHINTQYNRDIPWDSIDMDFMNLNQSAHGDREHGFILARMRKQQKVISGWWKDPKFRERVGGWMRAAVGAFESRRLRVLRVGDNMRDVAVTEGDKVEAAIKFGWRVDQYGVEDIIREVEAVTDQEIDQQMQEYQTYYDMDTDNTESVRYQAREEVALKKFMDRGGFSAFHTNFQDLQQLRQLPGLAAQDLMRQGYGFGAEGDWKTAALDRIMTAMTADKNTGTAFMEDYTYNFDHDCAMNMGSHMLEVCPTVAADRPKIQVFPLGIGDREDPARVTFRAKDGPAVLATIIDMGDRFRMIVNDVECQTQTQPMPKLPVAAVLWKPLPNLETSAEAWIYAGGAHHSVLSYGLTAEDLRDFAEIMDIEFIHIGRETKIPELRKELTWNDLIWKLKD; translated from the coding sequence ATGGCATCATTAAAAAAATATAAATTCCTGTTTGTAGTAGGCAGCCAGGATCTTTACGGAGAAGAAGTGCTGTGCACGGTCGATGAGCACGCAAAACGCATGAGTGAAGAACTCACCGGCGACTCGGCTATTCCGTGCACCATTGTGTTTCACCCGGTTGTACGCAACGCCGAAGAGATCTATGACGCAATGATGGAGGCCAACAACGACAAAGACTGCGCCGGTGTTATCACCTGGATGCACACGTTTTCTCCCTCTAAAATGTGGATCCACGGTTTCCAGGCACTGCAGAAACCACTGCTCCATATCAATACGCAGTACAACCGCGACATTCCGTGGGACTCTATCGATATGGACTTCATGAATCTGAATCAGTCGGCGCACGGCGACCGTGAGCACGGCTTCATCCTTGCCCGCATGCGCAAGCAGCAAAAGGTGATTTCCGGCTGGTGGAAAGACCCCAAGTTCCGTGAGCGAGTGGGTGGCTGGATGCGCGCGGCAGTCGGTGCCTTTGAGAGCCGCCGCCTGCGTGTGTTGCGTGTCGGCGACAATATGCGCGACGTTGCCGTGACCGAGGGCGATAAGGTCGAGGCCGCCATCAAGTTCGGCTGGCGGGTTGACCAGTACGGCGTAGAAGACATCATCCGCGAGGTCGAGGCCGTCACAGACCAGGAAATCGATCAGCAGATGCAGGAATATCAGACATACTATGATATGGATACGGACAATACAGAATCTGTGCGCTACCAGGCGCGCGAAGAGGTTGCCCTCAAAAAGTTTATGGACCGCGGCGGCTTCAGCGCTTTCCATACCAATTTCCAGGACCTGCAGCAGCTGCGACAGCTTCCCGGCCTTGCTGCACAGGACCTAATGCGCCAGGGCTATGGCTTTGGTGCAGAGGGTGACTGGAAAACAGCTGCCCTTGACCGCATTATGACGGCGATGACCGCCGACAAAAACACCGGCACTGCCTTTATGGAAGACTACACCTATAATTTCGACCACGACTGTGCAATGAATATGGGCTCTCACATGCTGGAAGTTTGCCCGACCGTGGCTGCAGACCGCCCAAAGATTCAGGTATTTCCGCTGGGTATCGGCGACCGGGAAGATCCCGCAAGAGTGACTTTCCGTGCAAAGGACGGCCCGGCTGTGCTTGCCACAATCATTGATATGGGCGACCGCTTCCGCATGATTGTCAACGATGTCGAGTGCCAGACACAGACCCAGCCCATGCCAAAACTGCCGGTTGCCGCTGTTTTGTGGAAGCCGCTGCCCAACCTTGAAACTTCTGCAGAAGCCTGGATTTATGCGGGCGGCGCACACCATTCGGTATTGAGCTATGGCCTTACTGCAGAAGATCTGCGCGACTTTGCAGAAATCATGGATATCGAGTTTATCCATATCGGCAGAGAAACCAAGATTCCAGAGCTGCGTAAAGAGCTTACATGGAATGACTTGATTTGGAAACTCAAAGATTAA
- the purD gene encoding phosphoribosylamine--glycine ligase has protein sequence MKILVVGGGGREHAVIRKLKESPRAEKIYCAPGNGGIGCDAENVPIAAMNIAGMVDFAKKNGIGMVCVTPDDPLAAGMADAFTEAGIPAFGPSRAAAQIEASKVFSKNLMKKYGIPTAGYEVFDTPEKTLAYIKQQNQFPVVIKADGLALGKGVIIAQNFAEAEDAVKTIMEDKVFGASGNKVVVEEFLTGPEVSVLAFTDGKTLKPMVSSKDHKRALDGNKGKNTGGMGTISPNPSYTAAMADECMKTIFLPTLKAMNAEGRPFKGCLYFGLMLTPQGPKVIEYNSRFGDPEAQVVLPRLKTDLVDIFEATINGTLDQIDIQWKDEACACVILASGGYPGSYEKGLEISGLDQNGQVEGATVYHAGTLKKDGKFYTNGGRVLGVTCTGVSLDEALNKAYAAVAKIHWDGVQYRHDIGRS, from the coding sequence ATGAAAATTCTGGTAGTTGGCGGCGGCGGCCGCGAGCATGCGGTGATTCGCAAGCTGAAAGAAAGCCCCCGCGCGGAAAAAATATACTGTGCGCCGGGCAATGGCGGTATTGGCTGCGATGCCGAAAATGTACCGATTGCGGCGATGAATATTGCAGGAATGGTCGATTTTGCCAAAAAGAACGGCATTGGCATGGTATGCGTTACGCCGGACGACCCGCTGGCGGCGGGCATGGCAGATGCGTTTACAGAGGCAGGCATTCCTGCTTTTGGCCCAAGCCGTGCGGCTGCGCAGATTGAGGCTAGCAAGGTATTCAGTAAAAACTTGATGAAGAAGTATGGAATTCCCACAGCGGGCTATGAAGTCTTTGATACGCCGGAAAAAACGCTTGCCTATATCAAGCAGCAGAATCAGTTTCCTGTAGTCATTAAAGCTGATGGTTTGGCTCTGGGCAAAGGAGTCATCATAGCGCAGAACTTTGCAGAGGCTGAGGATGCAGTAAAGACGATTATGGAAGACAAAGTCTTTGGTGCTTCCGGCAACAAAGTGGTTGTTGAGGAGTTTCTGACCGGCCCGGAAGTCAGCGTGCTTGCCTTTACAGACGGCAAAACGCTGAAGCCAATGGTCAGCAGCAAAGACCACAAGCGTGCATTAGATGGCAACAAGGGAAAAAACACTGGCGGCATGGGCACAATCAGCCCGAATCCTTCCTATACGGCCGCTATGGCCGATGAATGTATGAAAACCATCTTCCTGCCGACGCTCAAGGCGATGAATGCAGAAGGACGCCCGTTTAAGGGCTGCCTGTATTTTGGCCTGATGCTGACCCCTCAAGGCCCCAAAGTGATTGAGTACAATTCTCGCTTTGGTGACCCCGAGGCGCAGGTGGTTCTGCCGCGGCTCAAGACCGACTTAGTCGATATTTTTGAAGCAACTATCAACGGTACACTGGACCAAATTGACATTCAGTGGAAAGACGAAGCCTGCGCCTGCGTGATTTTGGCGAGCGGCGGGTATCCGGGCAGCTACGAAAAGGGTCTGGAAATTTCCGGCCTGGACCAAAATGGCCAGGTAGAGGGCGCAACCGTTTACCACGCCGGCACCCTGAAAAAAGACGGAAAATTCTACACCAACGGCGGCCGTGTGCTGGGCGTTACCTGCACGGGTGTTTCGTTAGACGAGGCATTAAACAAAGCCTATGCGGCTGTTGCAAAAATCCATTGGGACGGTGTACAGTACCGTCACGATATCGGCCGGTCATAA